The following coding sequences are from one Eptesicus fuscus isolate TK198812 chromosome 7, DD_ASM_mEF_20220401, whole genome shotgun sequence window:
- the LOC103304705 gene encoding olfactory receptor 6C2, translating into MRNHTPVTTFILLGLTNDPQLQILLFIFLFLTYIFSVTGNLTIITLTLLDSHLKTPMYFFLRNFSFLEVSFTTVCIPRFLYSISTGDHTISYNACASQIFFVIFFGATEFFLLAAMSYDRYVAICKPLHYMTIMNNRVCTLLILCCWLSGLMIILPPLSLGLQLEFCDSNAIDHFSCDAGPLLKISCSDTWVIEQMVILVAVFALIITLLCVVLSYTYIIRTILRFPSVQQRKKAFSTCSSHMIVVSITYGSCIFIYIKPSAKDEVAINKGVSVLTTSVAPLLNPFIYTLRNKQVKQAFNNFVKRIIFLSTK; encoded by the coding sequence ATGAGAAACCACACACCAGTAACAACTTTTATCCTGCTGGGACTAACAAATGACCCGCAATTacaaattttgctttttatctttctttttctcacctaCATATTCAGTGTGACAGGGAACCTGACTATTATCACCCTCACACTGCTGGACTCCCATCTTAAAACTCCTATGTACTTTTTCCTCAGAAATTTTTCCTTCTTAGAAGTCTCATTTACCACTGTCTGCATTCCTAGATTCTTGTACAGTATATCAACTGGGGATCATACCATTAGCTATAATGCTTGTGCAAgccaaatattttttgttattttctttggaGCAACAGAATTTTTTCTCCTGGCAGCCATGTCCTATGACCGTTATGTTGCTATCTGTAAACCACTTCATTACATGACCATCATGAACAATAGGGTATGTACTTTATTGATCCTCTGCTGTTGGCTGTCTGGCTTGATGATCATCCTCCCACCCCTTAGCTTGGGCCTCCAGCTTGAATTCTGTGACTCCAATGCCATTGATCATTTTAGCTGTGATGCTGGTCCCCTCCTAAAGATCTCATGCTCAGATACATGGGTAATCGAACAAATGGTTATCCTTGTGGCTGTATTTGCACTCATTATCACCCTCCTATGTGTGGTTCTATCCTACACATACATCATTAGGACAATTTTGAGATTCCCCTCTGTCCAACAAAGAAAAAAGGCCTTTTCTACTTGCTCATCCCACATGATTGTGGTCTCCATCACCTATGGCAGCTGCATCTTCATCTATATCAAGCCCTCAGCAAAGGATGAGGTGGCCATAAATAAAGGTGTTTCTGTGCTCACTACTTCTGTTGCACCTTTGTTGAACCCCTTCATTTACACCCTGAGGAATAAGCAAGTGAAACAAGCTTTCAATAACTTCGTAAAAAGGATAATATTTCTCTCAACGAAATAG